From one Triticum urartu cultivar G1812 chromosome 3, Tu2.1, whole genome shotgun sequence genomic stretch:
- the LOC125547474 gene encoding uncharacterized protein LOC125547474, producing the protein MAAGGASLLATVVVFSMLSTSSLGAPRPLCSECETQCPTSCQGEAETFCSGYCRRGGGLQEGCRRSVFEDCTVKGTCCSSDGTCTCDCNTVAERSCISISDGTLQCEPCKRSISDQCGSTCRNDCNKNCKKKGCRHA; encoded by the coding sequence ATGGCTGCAGGTGGTGCTTCTCTTCTTGCTACTGTCGTTGTTTTCTCCATGCTGAGCACGTCTTCCCTGGGTGCCCCGAGGCCTTTATGCAGCGAGTGCGAGACGCAATGCCCTaccagctgtcagggggaggcTGAAACCTTCTGCAGTGGCTACTGCCGCCGCGGCGGAGGCCTTCAGGAGGGCTGCCGGAGATCCGTCTTTGAGGACTGCACCGTAAAGGGTACCTGCTGCAGTAGCGACGGCACATGCACTTGCGACTGCAACACTGTGGCTGAAAGGAGTTGCATCAGCATCAGCGACGGCACCCTACAATGTGAACCTTGCAAGCGCAGCATATCCGACCAGTGCGGTTCCACCTGTAGGAATGACTGCAACAAGAACTGCAAGAAGAAAGGGTGCCGCCATGCCTAG
- the LOC125547473 gene encoding uncharacterized protein LOC125547473, which translates to MAAGGASLLAFAVLSMLVMSSLGGPRPLCSDCETLCRTNCNAEVETICGSTCDYNNSGQADCRRQLLKRCTTEGTCCSSNGTCTYDWNTVAQNGCFGVSDGYTRCGSCKRGRFEQCYPTCKNDCNNNCKKKKGCHV; encoded by the coding sequence ATGGCTGCAGGTGGGGCTTCTCTTCTTGCTTTTGCTGTTCTTTCCATGCTGGTCATGTCTTCCCTGGGGGGCCCTAGGCCTTTATGCAGCGACTGCGAGACGCTGTGCCGTACGAACTGCAATGCAGAGGTTGAAACCATCTGCGGCAGTACCTGCGACTACAACAACAGCGGTCAGGCCGACTGCCGGCGTCAGCTCCTCAAGAGGTGCACCACAGAAGGTACCTGCTGCAGTAGCAACGGCacatgcacttatgattggaacacTGTAGCTCAAAACGGTTGCTTCGGGGTCAGCGACGGCTACACACGTTGCGGTTCATGCAAGCGTGGCAGGTTCGAGCAGTGCTATCCCACGTGCAAGAACGACTGCAACAACAACTGCAAGAAGAAGAAAGGGTGCCACGTATAG
- the LOC125547475 gene encoding keratin-associated protein 5-3-like produces MAAGGASLLAAAVVIVFSMLITSSLGGPRPLCSDCETQCRTSCEAEAKTRCSGYCSRGGGARGGCTKYVLDECNVKGTCCSSNGTCTCDCNSVAERGCMHFSDGTLQCGPCTRSIFDQCYPTCKKDCNNNCKKKGCRHA; encoded by the coding sequence ATGGCCGCAGGTGGTGCTTCTCTTCTTGCTGCTGCAGTTGTTATTGTTTTCTCCATGCTGATCACGTCCTCCCTGGGGGGCCCGAGGCCTTTATGCAGCGACTGCGAGACTCAATGCCGTACCAGCTGTGAGGCAGAGGCTAAAACACGCTGCAGTGGTTACTGCAGCCGTGGTGGCGGAGCTCGAGGGGGCTGCACGAAATACGTCCTTGATGAGTGCAACGTAAAGGGTACCTGCTGCAGTAGCAACGGCACATGCACTTGCGACTGCAACTCTGTGGCTGAAAGGGGTTGCATGCACTTCAGCGACGGCACCCTACAATGTGGACCTTGCACGCGCAGCATATTCGACCAGTGCTATCCCACCTGCAAAAAGGACTGCAACAACAACTGCAAGAAGAAAGGGTGCCGCCATGCCTAG
- the LOC125547476 gene encoding keratin-associated protein 5-9-like: MAAGGASLLAAAVFSMLVMSSLGHPRPLCSDCDPQCRANCTAEVKTSCSSYCSGGGGGPREGCRRNILRQCIANGICCSSNGTCTCDCNVVAESGCKGVTAATQLCDPCMRGIFDKCFPTCNKDCNNNCKKKGCRHA; encoded by the coding sequence ATGGCTGCAGGTGGGGCTTCTCTTCTTGCTGCTGCTGTTTTCTCCATGCTGGTCATGTCTTCCCTGGGGCATCCGAGGCCTCTATGCAGCGACTGTGACCCGCAATGCCGTGCGAACTGCACCGCTGAGGTTAAAACCTCCTGCAGCAGTTACTGcagcggcggtggtggcggcccTCGGGAGGGCTGCCGTAGAAATATCTTGCGTCAGTGCATTGCAAATGGTATCTGCTGCAGTAGCAACGGCACCTGCACTTGTGACTGCAACGTTGTAGCTGAAAGTGGTTGCAAGGGGGTCACCGCCGCCACCCAACTTTGCGACCCTTGCATGCGCGGCATCTTCGACAAGTGCTTTCCCACCTGTAACAAGGACTGCAACAACAACTGCAAGAAGAAAGGGTGCCGTCATGCCTAG